In Pseudomonadota bacterium, one DNA window encodes the following:
- a CDS encoding STAS domain-containing protein: protein MNIEVKQQGNIQVMHCGGSLDADTVSAFKKVAYDLVGAGSNRIVIDCANLTFIDSMGLGVLISLLRKVRQRDGDVKVASLSDEVKTIFEVTRLHRLFEVCADWNAAVRQFNK, encoded by the coding sequence ATGAACATCGAGGTGAAACAGCAGGGCAACATCCAGGTCATGCACTGCGGCGGCAGCCTGGACGCGGACACCGTGTCGGCATTCAAGAAGGTGGCCTACGACCTCGTGGGCGCCGGCTCCAACAGGATCGTCATCGACTGCGCCAACCTCACCTTCATCGATTCGATGGGGCTGGGCGTTCTCATATCGCTTCTGCGCAAGGTCCGCCAGCGCGACGGCGACGTGAAGGTCGCGTCGCTCTCCGACGAGGTCAAGACCATCTTCGAGGTGACCAGGCTGCACCGGCTGTTCGAGGTCTGCGCCGACTGGAACGCTGCGGTGCGCCAGTTCAACAAGTAG
- a CDS encoding sigma-54-dependent Fis family transcriptional regulator: MDKSSILVLYDGRQEPKAINGALRSAGLSCAFAQTRETGWDARLGSVDCCLIVIEGEDASGAPAIIEKMRSRDDNLPVVVVSRSGSLDDAISSMKAGAYDYLTMPVDEEKLRHAVGNAVRLYSLTKRVYLLENQVGWRLGLDDMVGHSHRMQEIYSMIGMVAKSNATVLITGESGTGKELVARAIHNHSERRARTFLDINCGAIPRELLENELFGHERGAYTGADRRYMGSCERADGGTLFLDEISEMDPLLQVKVLRFLQERSFVRVGGTDPIRVDVRIVTATNRDLSKEVAEGRFREDLFYRLNVVPIHMPPLRERQEDIPLLAKHFLDRFSSKNEKIFLDFAPQAMDMLVSHDWPGNVRELENVIERVVVLNNDSRVKTQHLPKALQQGTRQRPSAAAGTEPSMAPLDGGRIIPLELVEKYAIEAALKRCLGNVGEAARKLRIGQATMYRKIKQYGLK, translated from the coding sequence CCGTCGACTGCTGCCTGATCGTGATCGAGGGCGAGGACGCCAGCGGCGCCCCGGCGATCATAGAGAAGATGCGCTCCAGGGACGACAACCTCCCCGTCGTCGTCGTCTCCAGGTCGGGCTCGCTCGACGACGCGATCTCGTCGATGAAGGCCGGCGCCTACGACTACCTCACCATGCCGGTGGACGAGGAGAAGCTGAGGCACGCGGTAGGCAACGCCGTAAGGCTCTACAGCCTGACCAAGCGCGTCTATCTGCTCGAGAACCAGGTGGGATGGAGGCTGGGCCTCGACGACATGGTGGGCCACAGCCATCGGATGCAGGAGATCTACTCGATGATCGGCATGGTGGCCAAGAGCAACGCCACCGTCCTCATCACCGGCGAGAGCGGCACCGGCAAGGAGCTGGTCGCGCGGGCGATCCACAACCACAGCGAGCGCCGGGCGCGGACCTTCCTCGACATAAACTGCGGGGCGATACCGCGGGAGCTCCTGGAGAACGAGCTGTTCGGCCACGAGCGCGGCGCCTACACGGGCGCGGACCGCCGCTACATGGGCAGCTGCGAGCGGGCGGACGGGGGCACTCTCTTCCTGGACGAGATCAGCGAGATGGACCCGCTGCTCCAGGTGAAGGTCCTCCGCTTTCTGCAGGAGCGCAGCTTCGTGAGGGTGGGCGGCACAGACCCGATCAGGGTCGACGTCCGCATAGTGACCGCGACCAACCGCGACCTGTCCAAGGAGGTCGCCGAGGGCCGATTCCGCGAGGACCTCTTCTACCGGCTGAACGTCGTGCCTATCCACATGCCGCCGCTGAGGGAGAGACAGGAGGACATACCGCTTCTGGCCAAGCACTTCCTCGACAGGTTCTCGTCGAAGAACGAGAAGATCTTTCTGGATTTCGCGCCGCAGGCCATGGACATGCTCGTCTCCCACGACTGGCCCGGGAACGTGAGGGAGCTGGAGAACGTCATAGAGAGGGTGGTCGTGCTCAACAACGACAGCAGGGTGAAGACGCAGCACCTCCCCAAGGCGCTCCAGCAGGGCACAAGGCAGAGGCCCTCCGCTGCCGCGGGGACCGAGCCGTCGATGGCCCCCCTCGACGGGGGCAGAATCATACCTCTGGAACTTGTCGAGAAATATGCTATAGAGGCCGCCTTGAAGAGGTGCCTGGGCAACGTGGGCGAGGCGGCACGCAAGCTCAGGATCGGCCAGGCGACGATGTACCGCAAGATCAAGCAGTACGGGCTGAAATAG
- a CDS encoding ATP-binding protein, translating to MPEKSPFICSFTIRSDTRYLSALRSWIGAAARVAGSGRLGKRERIALELALVEAVDNAIFHAHRGDAARPIRVTLSLADGEAGLEVVDTGRGIGHLSGSLPEAMSEHGRGLFLMRSMMTSVASRVSNGRHALRMRLSL from the coding sequence ATGCCCGAAAAGAGCCCATTCATCTGCTCCTTCACCATAAGGAGCGACACGCGCTATCTCTCCGCGCTGCGCAGCTGGATAGGTGCCGCGGCCAGGGTCGCCGGCAGCGGCCGCCTGGGAAAGCGCGAGAGGATAGCGCTCGAGCTGGCGCTCGTGGAGGCGGTCGACAACGCCATATTCCACGCCCACCGCGGCGACGCCGCGAGGCCGATCAGGGTCACCCTCTCGCTGGCGGACGGGGAGGCGGGCCTGGAGGTGGTTGACACCGGCCGGGGGATCGGTCACCTTTCCGGCTCCCTTCCCGAGGCGATGTCGGAGCACGGCAGGGGGCTGTTCCTGATGAGGAGCATGATGACGAGTGTTGCGAGCAGGGTGAGCAACGGGAGGCACGCGCTCCGCATGAGGCTTTCGCTATGA
- a CDS encoding SpoIIE family protein phosphatase — protein sequence MKQVKNPMDAVFALSQAIARSAEPEQVYDLILDEVVRSLGVEKASIMIFDESRGVLTIAAARGMDSSIMKDAVVKVGEGISGRVFASHEPLMINEIQASEMGPGRERYRTRSLISAPVTCFPMKVGEESLGVINVTDRTDGRPFTEEDQRLLTTITNQAAAYMHILKLTEERAENERLRQQIEIARQIQYRLLPAEQPSIEGLDVAGRLITAERVGGDYYDCFLTQARRPSFVVADVSGHSIGAALIMAAFRSAIRAQRDGDYSPSMLVQRINSILYEDLFQSEQFITMAYMQYVVSRRIIQYTTAGHPHPIVWRTADKKFEDAGTDDPILGLEPRGVFHEKQMVVSSGDVVLLYTDGIIEAGRAGGERFGRERLKECMRDAVVGSARQIVDVIVESAQSFADPDPLRDDVTALAVKVL from the coding sequence ATGAAACAGGTGAAGAACCCCATGGACGCGGTCTTCGCGCTGAGCCAGGCGATAGCGCGTTCCGCAGAGCCGGAGCAGGTCTACGACCTGATACTGGACGAGGTGGTCCGTTCGCTGGGCGTGGAGAAGGCCTCGATAATGATCTTCGACGAGTCCAGGGGGGTTCTCACCATCGCGGCGGCGCGCGGCATGGACAGCTCCATAATGAAGGACGCGGTGGTCAAGGTGGGGGAGGGGATATCGGGCCGAGTCTTCGCCAGCCACGAGCCGCTCATGATCAACGAGATACAGGCCTCGGAGATGGGGCCCGGCAGGGAACGCTACCGCACCAGGTCGCTCATCTCGGCGCCGGTGACCTGCTTCCCGATGAAGGTCGGCGAGGAGTCGCTGGGCGTGATCAACGTGACCGACCGCACTGACGGCAGGCCCTTCACAGAGGAGGACCAGCGGCTGCTGACCACCATCACCAACCAGGCCGCAGCCTACATGCACATCCTCAAGCTCACGGAGGAGCGCGCGGAGAACGAGAGGCTACGCCAGCAGATCGAGATCGCGCGCCAGATACAGTACAGGCTCCTTCCCGCGGAGCAGCCCTCCATCGAGGGGCTCGACGTGGCGGGCAGGCTCATCACCGCGGAGCGCGTCGGCGGCGACTACTACGACTGTTTCCTCACGCAGGCCAGGCGCCCCTCGTTCGTGGTGGCCGACGTGTCTGGGCATTCCATCGGCGCGGCGCTCATCATGGCCGCGTTCCGCTCCGCCATACGCGCCCAGAGGGACGGCGACTACTCCCCGTCGATGCTCGTGCAGAGGATCAACTCCATACTGTACGAGGACCTCTTCCAGTCGGAGCAGTTCATCACCATGGCGTACATGCAGTACGTCGTCTCCAGGCGGATCATCCAGTACACGACAGCGGGCCACCCGCATCCCATCGTATGGAGAACAGCCGATAAAAAGTTCGAGGATGCGGGCACAGACGACCCGATACTGGGGCTCGAGCCCAGGGGGGTGTTCCACGAGAAGCAGATGGTGGTCTCCTCCGGCGACGTGGTCCTGCTGTACACGGACGGTATAATCGAGGCCGGCAGGGCCGGCGGCGAGAGGTTCGGCCGCGAGCGCCTCAAGGAGTGCATGAGGGACGCGGTCGTGGGCAGCGCCCGGCAGATCGTCGACGTGATCGTCGAGAGCGCCCAGTCGTTCGCAGACCCGGATCCGCTGCGCGACGACGTGACCGCGCTCGCCGTCAAGGTTTTGTAA